A single Prevotella sp. E15-22 DNA region contains:
- a CDS encoding 4Fe-4S binding protein, translated as MAYVIGDDCISCGTCQGECPVEAISEGADKYVIDADACTECGTCASVCPSEAISLG; from the coding sequence ATGGCATATGTAATTGGCGATGACTGTATCTCTTGTGGTACATGTCAGGGTGAGTGCCCCGTTGAGGCTATCTCTGAGGGTGCAGATAAGTACGTAATCGACGCTGATGCTTGCACTGAGTGCGGTACCTGCGCTAGCGTTTGTCCTTCTGAGGCTATCAGCCTGGGCTAA
- a CDS encoding energy transducer TonB, with amino-acid sequence MSKIDLLDQKWIDLVFEGKNEAYGAYAIRQNTNKRNLYAMLALFAGIIAIVGSFLLVNVASEAIAAAQAEHETEVTLEQIEEEAEEQEEEEVVYDVEELEQLVAEETVMNSEKFTAYEMEDDAPDQVTKTQDEIAQSDVAVGAVDYDKGSDEADHVLKVTEKVVDEVPPVREETKVWDVVEQMPSFKGGDQALMDYLHKSIRYPAIAEENGIQGRVVCTFVVERDGSITDIKVVRSVDPSLDKEAVRVLKAMPKWIPGKQNGSAVRVKFTLPVTFKLQ; translated from the coding sequence ATGTCTAAGATAGATCTGTTAGATCAAAAATGGATTGACCTCGTATTCGAAGGAAAGAACGAGGCCTACGGTGCTTATGCCATTCGTCAGAATACCAACAAGCGTAACCTCTATGCGATGCTGGCTCTCTTTGCCGGTATCATCGCTATCGTGGGTAGCTTCCTGCTGGTTAACGTGGCTTCTGAAGCCATCGCAGCAGCACAGGCTGAACACGAGACCGAGGTAACTCTTGAGCAGATTGAGGAAGAGGCTGAGGAACAGGAAGAGGAAGAGGTGGTCTACGACGTTGAGGAGCTGGAGCAGCTCGTTGCTGAGGAGACCGTCATGAACTCTGAGAAGTTCACCGCCTATGAAATGGAAGACGACGCCCCCGATCAGGTTACTAAGACTCAGGACGAAATCGCCCAGAGTGATGTGGCCGTAGGTGCCGTTGACTATGACAAAGGTAGTGACGAGGCTGACCACGTGTTGAAAGTAACTGAAAAAGTGGTAGACGAGGTTCCCCCTGTGAGAGAAGAGACAAAGGTTTGGGACGTAGTAGAGCAGATGCCTTCTTTCAAAGGCGGCGATCAGGCTCTGATGGACTACCTCCACAAGTCAATTCGCTACCCTGCTATTGCCGAGGAAAACGGTATCCAGGGTCGTGTAGTATGTACCTTCGTCGTAGAGCGTGACGGTTCAATCACCGACATCAAGGTGGTTCGTTCCGTTGACCCCTCACTCGATAAGGAAGCCGTACGTGTGCTGAAGGCTATGCCAAAGTGGATTCCTGGTAAGCAGAACGGTTCTGCTGTACGTGTGAAGTTCACTCTGCCTGTTACCTTCAAACTCCAGTAA
- a CDS encoding MotA/TolQ/ExbB proton channel family protein, translating to MATTKPAAPAAKKTSSVGIKDAIWVIAICAVIAFLNFFLNFGQSANFEGGDPAGSPLNIWGTIYKGGVIVPVIHTLLLTVIFMAIERVLALSKCIGKEKLAAFLAKIKADLKALNFDAALQHCNAQGGSVANVVRATVMAYKEADAAQGVKKEVKIARIQAAHEEAIAVEMPTLTMNLPIIATIVTLGTLTGLLGTVVGMIKSFQALAQGGGGDSVELSAGISEALINTAFGIGTSWLAVVSYNFFTNRIDKISFALDEIGYSLAQTYNATHADEA from the coding sequence ATGGCAACAACAAAACCTGCTGCTCCCGCAGCAAAAAAGACAAGCAGCGTTGGTATTAAGGACGCTATCTGGGTGATTGCAATTTGCGCAGTTATCGCTTTCTTGAACTTCTTCCTGAACTTCGGTCAGTCAGCTAACTTCGAAGGTGGCGATCCCGCAGGTTCTCCTCTGAACATCTGGGGTACCATCTATAAGGGTGGTGTTATCGTGCCTGTGATCCACACTCTGTTGCTCACCGTTATCTTCATGGCTATCGAGCGCGTGCTCGCTCTGAGCAAGTGTATCGGTAAGGAGAAGCTCGCTGCTTTCCTGGCTAAGATTAAGGCTGACCTGAAGGCTCTGAACTTCGACGCTGCTCTGCAGCACTGCAACGCTCAGGGTGGTTCAGTGGCTAACGTTGTTCGCGCTACTGTTATGGCATACAAAGAGGCTGACGCCGCTCAGGGTGTAAAGAAGGAAGTGAAGATCGCTCGCATCCAGGCTGCTCACGAGGAGGCTATCGCTGTTGAGATGCCTACTCTGACCATGAACCTGCCCATCATCGCAACCATCGTTACTCTGGGTACTCTGACTGGTCTGCTCGGTACTGTGGTTGGTATGATCAAGTCATTCCAGGCTCTGGCACAAGGTGGTGGTGGTGACTCTGTTGAGCTGTCTGCTGGTATCTCTGAGGCTCTGATTAACACTGCCTTCGGTATCGGTACTTCTTGGCTCGCAGTTGTATCTTACAACTTCTTCACCAACCGCATCGACAAGATTTCGTTTGCACTGGACGAGATTGGTTATTCACTGGCTCAGACCTACAACGCTACACACGCAGACGAGGCTTAA
- a CDS encoding biopolymer transporter ExbD → MGKIKIKKTDVWIDMTPMSDVMVLLLTFFMLSANFTKNEVVKVVTPGSTTMAKVSSSAVLDITIDPQGRVLMGTDKTVTLEKALDQMLKERETTLTPEQKKDFLVGTQIGIPVKSLPEYLSRTHEDQVKLLKTTGIPTDSLQNREDKMSEFQLWVKAMKNGYKEWYNDLADAEKVGVANKLEICIKADKETPYSAVKMVIAELQDINESRYKLVTQLKKLEE, encoded by the coding sequence ATGGGTAAGATAAAAATTAAGAAAACCGACGTCTGGATTGACATGACGCCCATGTCGGACGTGATGGTGCTGCTGCTGACGTTCTTCATGCTGAGTGCAAACTTCACGAAGAACGAAGTGGTGAAGGTTGTTACGCCTGGTTCTACGACCATGGCTAAGGTATCTTCATCGGCAGTGCTCGACATCACTATCGACCCACAGGGCCGCGTGTTGATGGGAACAGACAAGACCGTGACGTTGGAGAAAGCGCTGGATCAGATGCTGAAAGAGCGCGAAACAACCCTCACACCTGAACAGAAGAAGGATTTCCTGGTAGGTACTCAGATTGGTATTCCCGTGAAGAGCCTGCCCGAATATCTGAGCAGAACGCACGAGGATCAGGTGAAACTGCTGAAGACTACCGGTATTCCTACCGATAGCTTGCAGAACCGTGAGGACAAGATGAGTGAATTCCAACTCTGGGTGAAAGCAATGAAGAATGGTTATAAGGAGTGGTACAACGATCTGGCTGATGCCGAGAAGGTTGGTGTTGCCAATAAGCTCGAAATCTGCATCAAGGCAGATAAGGAGACTCCTTACAGCGCGGTTAAAATGGTTATTGCAGAATTGCAGGACATCAACGAGAGCCGCTATAAGTTGGTTACACAGTTAAAGAAATTGGAGGAATAA
- the rplS gene encoding 50S ribosomal protein L19, which yields MDLIKVAEEAFATGKQHPTFKAGDTVTVAYKIIEGTKERIQLYRGVVIKIVGHGEKKRFTVRKMSGTIGVERIFPIESPNIDSIEVNKVGKVRRAKLYYLRKLTGKAARIKEKRTAIIANSED from the coding sequence ATGGATTTAATTAAAGTTGCTGAAGAAGCATTTGCAACCGGCAAGCAGCACCCCACCTTCAAGGCTGGTGACACTGTAACTGTCGCTTACAAAATTATCGAGGGTACCAAGGAGCGCATCCAGCTCTATCGTGGCGTAGTCATCAAGATCGTAGGTCACGGTGAGAAGAAGCGTTTCACTGTTCGCAAGATGTCAGGCACCATCGGTGTGGAGCGTATTTTCCCCATCGAGTCGCCCAACATTGACAGCATTGAAGTGAACAAGGTTGGTAAGGTTCGCCGCGCTAAGCTGTACTACCTGCGTAAGCTCACTGGTAAGGCAGCCCGTATCAAGGAGAAGCGTACGGCTATCATCGCAAACAGCGAGGATTAA
- a CDS encoding lipopolysaccharide assembly protein LapB — translation MKTMKYFMMGALLFGCSVGTMAQDGTSADVDALKSLIKNKPADFSKQVKNYVNKNKKNVDNLMAFGRAFYEAGDSINAKDCASKALSLKKNDYAPAYILLGDIAGINNGGEAARMYEQAIYSDPKNPEAYRKYAIIYSKVSPEGAVAKLEELRQEVPGYPVDRLIGHISYSQMRYATAIEAFSKVAKNDLTRMDFIEYAMANYHGRQYAKALSIVKDGLSKEPLNATMTRIAMLCSNELKQFPEALEYANTLFNKVNKDSVTISDMDYQNYAQAFYGNGQFEEAIAKYKEALAKAEDKSVHADIYKGISDSYKSMKNYPQAIESYQQFLNAKADADATDYAGLGLLQNSYARSLEGDARIAEFAKADQMWADLIAKYPDAEEFALLQRGRLSAQLDTELKGTAKAHFTRLIELVNAHETIDETDKSRLFDAYSYLMRYNLKQKDNKTALSNAEKLLELQPNDAEVKKAVETLKKLVK, via the coding sequence ATGAAGACAATGAAATATTTTATGATGGGTGCCCTGCTGTTTGGATGCAGCGTTGGCACAATGGCACAGGACGGCACAAGCGCCGACGTTGATGCCCTGAAGAGTTTGATTAAGAACAAGCCCGCTGACTTCAGCAAGCAGGTAAAGAACTACGTTAACAAGAACAAGAAGAACGTCGACAACCTCATGGCTTTCGGTCGTGCTTTCTACGAGGCTGGTGACTCTATCAACGCAAAAGATTGCGCTAGCAAGGCTCTGAGTCTGAAGAAGAACGACTATGCTCCCGCATATATCCTGCTGGGCGACATCGCTGGAATCAACAACGGTGGTGAGGCAGCCAGAATGTATGAGCAGGCTATCTACTCTGACCCCAAGAACCCTGAGGCTTATCGTAAGTATGCTATCATCTATAGTAAGGTGAGTCCCGAAGGTGCTGTGGCAAAGCTTGAGGAGCTCCGTCAGGAGGTTCCCGGCTATCCCGTTGACCGTCTCATCGGCCACATCAGCTACTCACAGATGCGTTATGCTACCGCTATCGAGGCCTTCTCAAAGGTAGCCAAGAACGATCTCACCCGTATGGACTTCATCGAGTATGCTATGGCCAACTACCACGGTCGTCAGTATGCTAAGGCACTGAGCATCGTGAAGGACGGTCTGAGCAAGGAGCCTCTGAATGCTACCATGACACGTATTGCCATGCTATGCAGCAACGAGCTGAAGCAGTTCCCCGAGGCTTTGGAGTATGCCAACACCCTGTTCAACAAGGTTAACAAGGATAGCGTAACCATCTCAGACATGGACTATCAGAACTACGCACAGGCATTCTATGGCAATGGTCAGTTTGAGGAGGCTATCGCCAAATATAAGGAGGCACTGGCAAAGGCTGAGGACAAGAGCGTACATGCCGACATCTACAAAGGCATCTCTGACTCATACAAAAGCATGAAGAACTATCCCCAGGCTATCGAGAGCTATCAGCAGTTCCTGAACGCCAAGGCCGACGCCGACGCTACCGACTATGCCGGTCTGGGTCTGTTGCAGAACAGCTACGCTCGTTCTTTGGAAGGCGACGCTCGTATTGCAGAATTTGCCAAGGCCGACCAGATGTGGGCCGACCTGATTGCCAAGTATCCCGATGCCGAGGAGTTTGCACTGTTGCAGCGTGGACGTCTGAGCGCACAGCTGGATACCGAGTTGAAGGGCACCGCTAAGGCACACTTCACACGCCTTATCGAGCTTGTCAATGCTCACGAGACCATCGACGAGACCGACAAGAGCCGTCTGTTTGACGCTTATTCATACCTGATGCGTTACAACCTGAAGCAGAAGGACAACAAGACTGCCCTGAGCAACGCAGAGAAGCTGCTGGAGCTTCAGCCCAACGACGCCGAGGTAAAGAAGGCTGTTGAGACTCTGAAGAAGTTGGTGAAGTAA
- a CDS encoding 5'-nucleotidase C-terminal domain-containing protein, which produces MRNGVFLGAVASFLMLTACTSHYQVTNVSRTRILIDNTYDATPDAAATAFLAPYKQKVDSVMGPVVGQAACDMVAERPESKLSNLLPDIFMYMAKYYQEKPDFAVYNMGGIRASLLRGDVTVGDVLDIAPFENKICFLTMTGKQVTRLFEQIAARGGEGVSHGVQLVISKDGALVSARLNGKEIDPNASYRITTIDYLAQGNDGLSVFKEATVLNSPSDAKNNARYIIADYFREMMKAGKIVGAEVEGRIVVK; this is translated from the coding sequence ATGAGAAATGGTGTTTTCTTAGGGGCTGTGGCTTCGTTTTTGATGCTGACAGCCTGCACATCGCACTATCAAGTGACGAATGTGAGTCGTACAAGAATATTGATTGATAATACCTACGACGCAACGCCTGATGCTGCTGCGACGGCTTTTCTGGCACCCTATAAGCAGAAGGTTGACTCGGTGATGGGTCCTGTGGTGGGACAGGCTGCCTGCGACATGGTGGCGGAGCGTCCTGAGAGTAAGTTGTCGAACCTGCTGCCTGATATCTTTATGTATATGGCGAAGTATTATCAGGAGAAGCCTGACTTTGCCGTGTATAACATGGGCGGCATCCGTGCGTCCTTGCTGAGGGGTGACGTGACGGTGGGTGATGTGCTTGACATTGCGCCGTTTGAGAATAAGATTTGCTTCCTGACCATGACGGGCAAGCAGGTGACGCGTTTGTTTGAGCAGATTGCTGCGCGTGGTGGCGAGGGCGTCAGTCATGGTGTGCAGTTGGTTATCTCAAAGGACGGTGCTCTGGTGTCGGCGCGATTGAATGGAAAGGAGATTGATCCGAATGCCAGTTATCGCATTACGACAATCGACTATCTGGCGCAGGGTAATGATGGACTGTCTGTGTTCAAGGAGGCTACGGTGCTGAACTCTCCCTCGGATGCCAAGAACAATGCGCGTTATATCATTGCCGACTATTTCCGCGAGATGATGAAGGCGGGCAAGATTGTTGGCGCTGAGGTGGAAGGTCGTATCGTGGTGAAGTGA
- a CDS encoding PstS family phosphate ABC transporter substrate-binding protein, translated as MNRTQFNTLLIGLSLFIGLFPSCGNKPSDDTYKQQSKYFAADESLSPIINEELDIFNMKNKRDSIYPLYISEQEAVEKLMNQEVLLVFTTRRLTPNEEETLKQMKYRPTCTELAYDALALIVNKANPDTLITVDTFRKIMAGEVTQWSELNPESKMGKIKVAFDNPKSGTLRYVVDSIMQGKQVKTDGNVKAAMTSAEVVEYVENNKNAIGVVGSIWLNDQRDTTNLTYNRNITVMKVGRAKEALRENTYKPSQWNIAYNYYPFIRTIYAICIDPRSTGVARAFKNFCWLPNPGQLIFFNAGLFPARAEYSVRDVVID; from the coding sequence ATGAATAGAACCCAATTCAATACATTATTAATTGGATTGTCACTCTTTATAGGCTTGTTCCCATCATGTGGGAACAAGCCTTCTGACGATACCTACAAGCAGCAGTCTAAGTACTTTGCTGCCGACGAGAGTCTGAGTCCCATCATCAACGAGGAACTGGACATCTTCAACATGAAGAACAAGCGCGACTCCATCTATCCGCTCTACATCAGTGAGCAGGAGGCCGTAGAGAAACTGATGAACCAGGAAGTCCTGCTGGTGTTCACCACCCGCCGACTGACCCCCAACGAAGAAGAAACGCTTAAGCAAATGAAATATAGGCCAACATGCACCGAACTGGCTTACGATGCCTTGGCCCTCATTGTGAACAAAGCCAACCCCGACACACTGATCACTGTTGACACCTTCCGTAAGATTATGGCGGGCGAGGTGACTCAATGGAGCGAATTGAACCCAGAATCAAAGATGGGCAAAATTAAAGTGGCCTTCGACAACCCCAAGTCGGGCACACTGCGCTATGTGGTCGACTCCATCATGCAAGGCAAACAGGTGAAGACCGACGGCAATGTGAAGGCCGCCATGACCAGTGCCGAGGTGGTAGAATATGTAGAGAACAACAAGAACGCCATCGGCGTGGTGGGCTCCATCTGGTTGAACGACCAGCGCGACACCACAAACCTGACGTACAACCGCAATATCACCGTGATGAAAGTGGGAAGAGCCAAGGAGGCGCTGCGTGAGAATACCTACAAGCCCTCGCAGTGGAACATCGCCTACAACTATTACCCCTTCATTCGTACCATCTATGCCATCTGCATAGACCCGCGTTCAACGGGTGTGGCTCGTGCCTTCAAGAACTTCTGCTGGCTGCCTAATCCTGGTCAGCTGATCTTCTTCAACGCAGGTCTCTTCCCTGCCCGAGCCGAGTATTCCGTGCGCGACGTTGTCATAGACTAG
- a CDS encoding biopolymer transporter ExbD, with amino-acid sequence MAKQKESKQKKMNVRVDFTPMVDMMMLLITFFMLCTTLAKPQAMHLTMPAKDDTMTAEDKDKSKTEQTITLYLAADNKLYYYIVDHKEDFGKPEFLKETTWGKEGIREVLRNHRHAPTKVLMDAKKQLDNWFNALPKSQQEANDSVYNRAMIMIKKGHVDIVNNDQLDKARYDKVDKDMRDFTETNMVPTLAVNIKPLDNSNYDNLVTILDEMQICCIGKYVIDKIDPEKDLPILIENGIKID; translated from the coding sequence ATGGCTAAACAAAAAGAAAGCAAGCAGAAAAAGATGAATGTCCGCGTCGACTTCACGCCGATGGTGGATATGATGATGCTTCTTATTACCTTCTTCATGCTGTGTACAACTTTGGCTAAGCCTCAGGCTATGCACCTGACCATGCCTGCAAAGGATGATACCATGACGGCTGAAGACAAGGATAAGTCAAAGACCGAGCAGACCATCACATTGTATCTGGCTGCTGATAACAAACTGTACTACTACATCGTGGACCACAAGGAAGACTTCGGTAAGCCCGAGTTCCTGAAGGAGACCACATGGGGTAAGGAAGGTATCCGCGAAGTGCTTCGCAACCACCGTCACGCTCCTACCAAAGTGCTGATGGACGCCAAGAAGCAGTTGGACAACTGGTTTAACGCTCTGCCTAAGAGCCAGCAGGAAGCCAATGACTCTGTCTATAACCGTGCTATGATCATGATTAAGAAGGGTCACGTGGATATTGTTAACAACGACCAGCTCGATAAGGCTCGCTACGACAAGGTTGACAAGGACATGAGAGACTTTACAGAGACCAATATGGTGCCCACACTGGCTGTGAACATCAAGCCTCTGGACAACTCAAACTACGACAACCTCGTAACGATTCTGGACGAGATGCAGATTTGCTGTATCGGTAAGTACGTGATCGATAAGATTGACCCTGAAAAGGATCTGCCTATTCTGATTGAGAACGGTATTAAGATCGATTAA
- a CDS encoding bifunctional UDP-sugar hydrolase/5'-nucleotidase → MRRIVMMIALLLVVVCGSAKGTKKITVLHTSDTHSCILPLNKSLADTLLADRGGFLRRIAMLKQERQKEPNLLLFDCGDFSQGSSYYTMFKGDVEVELMNRMHYDAATIGNHEFDFGLDNMIRLFKMAEFPIVCSNYDFGDTELKDIVKPYIVLKRQGVKIGVFALCPPLEGLVSAKNYGPLKFLDPVEVTTRMVDVLRRQEKCDVVICLSHLGWEVSEYPDDKFISQTSGIDLVLGGHSHTYLKTLGYVTDKEGRQVPVDHEGKHAVFVGKMQLTLTRNKE, encoded by the coding sequence ATGAGACGAATAGTAATGATGATAGCCCTGCTGCTGGTGGTGGTTTGTGGCAGCGCTAAGGGCACAAAGAAGATTACAGTGTTGCACACCAGCGATACGCATTCATGTATATTGCCGCTGAATAAGAGTCTGGCTGATACGTTGCTGGCCGACCGCGGCGGTTTCCTGCGTCGCATCGCCATGCTGAAGCAGGAACGTCAGAAGGAACCAAATCTGCTGTTATTCGACTGTGGCGACTTTTCGCAGGGCTCCAGCTACTATACGATGTTCAAGGGTGATGTGGAGGTGGAGCTGATGAACCGCATGCATTATGATGCAGCGACGATCGGTAACCATGAGTTTGACTTTGGCCTGGATAATATGATCCGACTGTTTAAGATGGCTGAGTTTCCTATCGTGTGCTCGAACTATGACTTTGGCGATACGGAATTGAAGGACATCGTGAAGCCTTATATCGTGCTGAAACGTCAGGGGGTGAAGATTGGCGTTTTTGCCTTGTGTCCGCCTTTAGAGGGACTGGTGTCGGCCAAGAACTACGGTCCGTTGAAGTTCCTGGATCCTGTGGAGGTGACTACTCGAATGGTGGATGTGTTGCGCCGTCAGGAGAAGTGTGATGTGGTGATCTGTTTGAGTCACCTGGGCTGGGAGGTGTCTGAGTATCCTGATGATAAGTTTATCAGTCAGACTAGTGGCATCGACCTGGTGCTGGGTGGGCATAGTCATACTTACTTGAAGACGCTGGGCTATGTGACTGACAAGGAGGGGCGTCAGGTGCCTGTTGACCACGAGGGTAAGCATGCTGTCTTTGTGGGCAAGATGCAGTTGACACTTACTCGAAATAAAGAGTAA
- a CDS encoding porin family protein — protein MKRIVSIMLLVLIAMTAVAQKRKVQNKPYIDLRPLHFGISLGVNIQDAETSNVGPQLMEDGSTRTITCDVDNWNPGFSVGVLGDMRLSDNFNIRISPTLHFGSKHLVFRDFDNLNDAGKPREETQDLKNTYLSVPIDLKFSAPRFNNYRPYVVAGISPMVNMSSKGQDYVQLKRYDAMINVGMGCDLYLPFFKLIPEIKFCYGLANVLDKNHVNELTDANKRVFSNSVNGIDGVRTKMFLFTLYFE, from the coding sequence ATGAAACGAATTGTCAGTATCATGCTGCTCGTCCTTATCGCCATGACAGCAGTAGCACAGAAGCGAAAGGTGCAGAACAAACCCTATATCGACCTGCGCCCTCTACATTTCGGCATCAGTCTGGGAGTGAACATCCAGGATGCCGAAACAAGTAACGTGGGTCCGCAGCTCATGGAAGACGGCAGCACACGTACCATCACCTGCGATGTGGACAACTGGAACCCAGGATTCAGCGTAGGTGTGCTGGGCGACATGCGCCTCAGCGACAACTTCAACATCCGCATATCCCCCACCCTTCATTTCGGTTCCAAGCACCTGGTGTTTCGCGACTTCGACAACCTGAACGACGCAGGAAAGCCACGCGAAGAAACCCAAGACCTGAAGAACACCTACCTGTCGGTACCCATCGATTTGAAGTTCTCGGCACCACGCTTCAACAACTACCGCCCCTATGTGGTGGCAGGTATCAGTCCGATGGTCAACATGTCGAGCAAAGGACAAGACTACGTCCAACTGAAACGTTACGATGCCATGATAAACGTTGGTATGGGCTGCGACCTATATCTGCCGTTCTTCAAGCTCATTCCAGAGATTAAGTTCTGCTATGGCCTAGCCAACGTCCTCGACAAGAACCACGTCAACGAACTGACTGACGCCAACAAGCGCGTCTTCTCGAACAGTGTCAACGGCATTGATGGCGTCAGAACAAAGATGTTTCTATTTACTCTTTATTTCGAGTAA